One window of the Herbiconiux sp. L3-i23 genome contains the following:
- a CDS encoding DEAD/DEAH box helicase translates to MPSNGGAQPFLDVRGIAQLVGPQSFERGQDYASRGNVLELSWDADESVLTGRVRGGAPRPYLSRIHFPEDAAQNITSTCTCPVGGDCKHVAATLIRRNLLTVQERIGGGMRWGEIGGAVTEEVVASKTATPTAPAPNDWKSALTALTVPRSLADNGPTAYTSMGLLFELREMGAIRDRWRGASARTADAATPDRADVRLAVRPVTRSGAGNWVRNTVTWSTVGYHTGRLRLNPDHQSWLGQIAALDRSTRGNFGFTEADWIYLDHITSPLLWPLLQSADDLGIALVTGKKGDPIEFGDSASIAVEIFASNDSTGSADGPRDLRVVPAVRIGGEARPVATTRLIGDHGLYSWSFDPATRLTLAPTSAPVSGEQRQLLRNPTTVVVPAADADEFLTEYFPTLRRTIAVSSPDASVDLPAAPSAVLELTATFAKGDVLRLDWRWQYGPDRAKLPFATGDGFRDPDAETKILQEAAAAGIAVAATDATTLHGVDAAEFTEHQLPRIREIPGVTVVVIGDQPDYRELSGDPSLTVSTVETDQRDWFDLGVIITIDGKKVPFGPIFKALVKGQNKLLLIDKSYLNLRQPVFDRLRDLILEASELDEWETGVRISRYQAGLWADFEDLADESEQSIAWRESVAGLLALVDKEGVDHTPLPTGLDAQLRPYQHDGFDWLAFLWEHRLGGVLADDMGLGKTIQTLALAAHAVETRPAAQRRPFLVVAPTSVVPNWVSEAKRFTPGLRVVGITETERKSRVSPASHAEQADIVITSYALFRLDFAGYKAVRWEALVLDEAQFVKNPESKAHENAVELDAAVKFAITGTPMENSLTDLWSLFRIVAPGLFPSSRRFREDYLRPITSGSGLDKLATLRRRIRPLMMRRTKELVAADLPPKQEQELRVDLAPAHRALYDRFLQRERQKLLGLLADMNKNRFIVFRSLTLLRMLSLDASLLDEKYAGTPSAKLDALLEHLEDVIAEGHKALVFSQFTSFLGKAGERLTAAGIDFEYLDGSTTRRSEVIDRFRTGPAPVFLISLKAGGFGLNLTEADYVFLLDPWWNPAAEEQAVDRTHRIGQTRSVNVYRLVASGTIEEKVMALKEQKARLFDAVIDDDAMFSDSLTADDIRALLD, encoded by the coding sequence ATGCCTTCGAACGGTGGCGCGCAGCCCTTCCTCGACGTGCGCGGCATCGCGCAACTCGTCGGTCCGCAGTCCTTCGAACGCGGTCAGGACTACGCCTCGCGCGGCAACGTGCTCGAGCTGTCGTGGGACGCCGACGAGTCGGTGCTCACCGGTCGGGTGCGCGGCGGCGCCCCGCGCCCCTACCTCAGCCGCATCCACTTCCCCGAGGACGCGGCGCAGAACATCACCAGCACCTGCACCTGCCCCGTCGGCGGCGACTGCAAGCACGTCGCCGCGACGCTGATCCGGCGCAACCTGCTCACCGTCCAGGAGCGCATCGGCGGCGGGATGCGGTGGGGCGAGATCGGCGGCGCCGTCACCGAAGAGGTGGTCGCCTCGAAGACCGCGACGCCGACCGCACCCGCCCCGAACGATTGGAAGTCGGCGCTCACCGCCCTCACCGTGCCGCGGAGCCTCGCCGACAACGGACCCACCGCGTACACCTCGATGGGGCTGCTGTTCGAACTGCGCGAGATGGGCGCGATACGCGACCGGTGGCGGGGCGCCTCCGCCCGCACGGCCGATGCCGCGACCCCCGACCGCGCCGATGTGCGCCTCGCCGTCCGACCCGTGACCCGGAGCGGTGCCGGCAACTGGGTCCGCAACACGGTCACTTGGAGCACGGTCGGCTACCACACCGGCCGCCTGCGCCTGAACCCCGACCACCAGAGCTGGCTCGGCCAGATCGCCGCCCTCGACCGGTCGACCCGTGGCAACTTCGGTTTCACCGAAGCCGACTGGATCTACCTCGACCACATCACGAGCCCGCTGCTGTGGCCCCTGCTGCAAAGCGCCGACGACCTCGGCATCGCGCTCGTCACCGGCAAGAAGGGCGACCCGATCGAGTTCGGGGACAGCGCCAGCATCGCCGTCGAGATCTTCGCGTCGAACGACTCCACCGGGAGTGCCGACGGGCCGCGCGACCTCCGGGTGGTCCCCGCCGTGCGCATCGGCGGCGAAGCCCGACCGGTGGCGACGACCCGTCTGATCGGCGACCACGGCCTGTACTCGTGGAGCTTCGACCCCGCCACCCGCCTCACGCTCGCACCGACATCGGCGCCAGTGTCGGGCGAGCAGCGACAGTTGCTGCGCAACCCGACGACCGTCGTCGTTCCCGCCGCCGACGCCGACGAGTTCCTCACCGAGTACTTCCCGACTCTGCGCCGCACGATCGCGGTGAGCAGCCCCGACGCGTCCGTCGACCTGCCGGCCGCCCCGTCGGCCGTGCTCGAGCTGACCGCGACCTTCGCGAAGGGCGACGTGCTGCGTCTCGACTGGCGCTGGCAGTACGGCCCCGATCGGGCGAAGCTCCCGTTCGCGACGGGCGACGGATTCCGCGACCCCGACGCCGAGACGAAGATCCTCCAGGAGGCCGCGGCCGCCGGCATCGCGGTCGCGGCGACCGACGCGACGACCCTGCACGGCGTCGACGCCGCCGAGTTCACCGAGCATCAGCTCCCCCGGATCCGAGAGATTCCCGGGGTCACGGTCGTCGTGATCGGCGACCAGCCCGACTACCGCGAGCTCTCCGGCGACCCCTCGCTGACGGTGTCGACCGTCGAGACCGACCAGCGCGACTGGTTCGACCTCGGCGTCATCATCACGATCGACGGCAAGAAGGTGCCGTTCGGTCCGATCTTCAAGGCACTCGTTAAGGGGCAGAACAAGCTCCTGCTCATCGACAAGTCGTACCTGAACCTGCGGCAGCCGGTCTTCGACCGGCTCCGCGACCTCATCCTCGAGGCCTCCGAGCTCGACGAGTGGGAGACCGGAGTCCGCATCAGCCGCTACCAGGCGGGCCTCTGGGCCGACTTCGAGGACCTCGCCGACGAGAGCGAGCAGTCGATCGCGTGGCGCGAATCCGTCGCCGGGCTGCTGGCCCTCGTCGACAAGGAGGGCGTCGACCACACGCCTCTGCCGACCGGGCTCGACGCGCAGCTGCGCCCGTACCAGCACGACGGGTTCGACTGGCTCGCCTTCCTCTGGGAGCACCGGCTCGGCGGTGTCCTCGCCGACGACATGGGACTCGGCAAGACGATCCAGACGCTCGCCCTGGCGGCGCACGCCGTCGAGACCCGGCCCGCTGCGCAGCGCCGGCCGTTCCTCGTCGTCGCTCCCACCTCGGTGGTCCCCAACTGGGTGAGCGAGGCGAAGCGGTTCACCCCCGGTCTGCGGGTCGTCGGCATCACCGAGACCGAGCGCAAATCGCGGGTCTCGCCGGCGTCGCACGCCGAGCAGGCCGACATCGTGATCACCTCCTACGCCCTGTTCCGCCTCGACTTCGCGGGCTACAAGGCGGTGAGATGGGAGGCTCTGGTGCTCGACGAGGCACAGTTCGTGAAGAACCCCGAGTCGAAGGCGCACGAGAACGCGGTGGAGCTCGACGCGGCGGTGAAGTTCGCGATCACCGGCACGCCGATGGAGAACAGTCTCACCGACCTGTGGTCGCTGTTCCGGATCGTCGCCCCCGGCCTGTTCCCCTCGTCCCGACGGTTCCGTGAGGACTACCTGCGGCCCATCACCTCGGGCAGCGGGCTCGACAAGCTGGCGACGCTGCGCCGCCGCATCCGGCCGCTCATGATGCGCCGCACGAAGGAGCTGGTCGCCGCGGATCTCCCGCCGAAGCAGGAGCAGGAGCTGAGGGTCGACCTCGCTCCCGCGCACCGCGCGCTCTACGACCGGTTCCTGCAGCGGGAACGTCAGAAGCTGCTGGGACTGCTCGCGGACATGAACAAGAACCGGTTCATCGTCTTCCGCTCGCTCACCCTGCTGCGCATGCTGAGCCTCGATGCATCGCTGCTCGACGAGAAGTACGCCGGCACGCCGTCGGCGAAGCTCGACGCCCTGCTCGAACACCTCGAGGACGTCATCGCAGAGGGCCACAAGGCGCTCGTCTTCAGCCAGTTCACCTCGTTCCTCGGCAAGGCGGGCGAGAGGTTGACGGCTGCGGGCATCGACTTCGAATACCTCGACGGGTCGACCACGCGGCGGTCGGAGGTGATCGACCGGTTCAGAACCGGTCCGGCCCCGGTGTTCCTGATCAGCCTCAAGGCGGGAGGCTTCGGCCTCAACCTGACCGAGGCCGACTACGTCTTCCTACTCGATCCGTGGTGGAATCCCGCCGCCGAGGAACAGGCCGTCGACCGCACGCACCGCATCGGGCAGACCCGGTCGGTGAACGTCTACCGGCTGGTCGCGAGCGGCACCATCGAGGAAAAGGTGATGGCGTTGAAGGAGCAGAAAGCGCGACTCTTCGACGCGGTCATCGATGACGACGCGATGTTCAGCGACTCCCTCACGGCAGACGACATCCGCGCGCTGCTCGACTGA
- a CDS encoding uracil-xanthine permease family protein, producing the protein MALPWTLHGDGKTVGADEIVLPEERLTWGRTIGFGMQHVVAMFGATFLVPLITGFPPATTLLFSGIGTLLFLLITRNKLPSYLGSSFAFLAPIGAATTTGGPGTALAGMIITGAILALVGVLVQVVGTRWIDILMPPVVSGAIVALIGFNLAPAARDNFALSPLIATITLLAIVLSAVVFKGFLGRLSIVIGVVVGYVASVIAGEVDYSEVGDAAWIGLPQFTTPTFSGDQIGIYLMFLPVVLALIAENVGHVKGVGQLIRRDLDPLTGRALFADGIATVLAGIGGGSPTTTYGENIGVMAATRVFSTAAYWVAGFTAILLGLSPKIGAIINTIPPGVLGGVTTALYGLIGIIGVRIWVENKVDFSRPANQLTAGIALIMGIANFTIMAGDLSFSGIVLGTIAAIVVYHLMTGIARLRGTEKQRLS; encoded by the coding sequence ATGGCACTTCCCTGGACTCTGCACGGCGACGGCAAGACCGTCGGCGCCGACGAGATCGTGCTCCCCGAGGAGCGACTCACATGGGGCCGCACGATCGGCTTCGGCATGCAGCACGTCGTCGCCATGTTCGGCGCGACCTTCCTCGTGCCGCTCATCACCGGCTTCCCGCCCGCAACCACCCTCCTGTTCTCGGGCATCGGCACGCTGTTGTTCCTGCTGATCACCCGCAACAAGCTCCCCAGCTACCTCGGCTCCTCGTTCGCGTTCCTCGCCCCGATCGGTGCGGCGACAACCACGGGCGGCCCCGGCACGGCGCTCGCCGGCATGATCATCACCGGCGCGATCCTCGCCCTCGTCGGCGTTCTCGTGCAGGTCGTCGGCACCCGCTGGATCGACATCCTCATGCCGCCGGTGGTGAGCGGCGCGATCGTCGCGCTCATCGGCTTCAACCTCGCACCCGCCGCGCGCGACAACTTCGCGCTCTCGCCGCTCATCGCCACCATCACGCTGCTCGCCATCGTGCTCTCGGCCGTGGTCTTCAAGGGCTTCCTCGGCCGCCTCTCCATCGTGATCGGCGTCGTCGTCGGCTACGTCGCCTCGGTCATCGCCGGCGAGGTCGACTACAGCGAGGTGGGCGACGCCGCGTGGATCGGTCTGCCGCAGTTCACCACTCCCACCTTCTCGGGAGACCAGATCGGCATCTACCTGATGTTCCTGCCCGTCGTCCTCGCGCTCATCGCCGAGAACGTCGGCCACGTGAAGGGCGTCGGTCAGCTGATCCGCCGCGACCTCGACCCCCTGACCGGACGCGCGCTCTTCGCCGACGGCATCGCGACCGTGCTCGCCGGCATCGGCGGCGGCTCCCCCACCACCACCTACGGCGAGAACATCGGCGTCATGGCCGCGACCCGCGTCTTCTCGACTGCCGCCTACTGGGTCGCCGGCTTCACCGCGATCCTGCTCGGACTGTCACCCAAGATCGGCGCGATCATCAACACCATCCCGCCGGGGGTCCTCGGCGGCGTTACCACCGCGCTCTACGGTCTGATCGGCATCATCGGCGTGCGGATCTGGGTCGAGAACAAGGTCGACTTCAGCCGACCGGCGAACCAGCTGACCGCCGGCATCGCCCTGATCATGGGCATCGCGAACTTCACGATCATGGCCGGCGACCTCAGCTTCAGCGGCATCGTCCTCGGCACCATCGCCGCGATCGTCGTCTACCACCTGATGACGGGCATCGCCCGCCTGCGCGGAACCGAGAAGCAGCGCCTCAGCTGA
- a CDS encoding amidohydrolase family protein — protein MSDIDLFLAGAAQPDELLVTDARVIDVVAGTASPGALWIRAGLLEAVGAESDVRAAIAAAEANPAELDLDGAYVMPGLINMHNHLSLSLPGSAGEVLNSLDAAGLALYMADGARRTLHSGVTTVRSVAEKGHADFALRDAIRAGRAQGPDIFTAGRALVCTGGHGHEGDDTLECDGPVGFATGVRSQIKAGADLIKVMISGGIAGEHEGIATPQLTDDEMASVIEIAHAWGRKVTAHAGPAPIIGRAVELGLDCVEHGYELTPEVAALMAERGTALVPTLIVTRCGAFFDELGVPAWMQERSLGAGPRHIESYRMALDAGVEILLGSDMPPFWRFEGTTAIVRELEHMAAFGLDPAAALRAATIAPARWLRADDAIGSVDVGKRADLIAMDENPLEDVSALRGIRWVMKSGDVVRDDLLVTAR, from the coding sequence GTGAGCGACATCGACCTCTTCCTCGCGGGTGCCGCCCAGCCGGACGAGCTCCTCGTGACCGACGCGCGGGTCATCGACGTCGTCGCCGGAACCGCGTCCCCGGGGGCGCTATGGATCCGCGCCGGACTGCTCGAGGCGGTCGGAGCCGAGAGCGACGTGCGCGCGGCGATCGCCGCCGCGGAAGCGAACCCGGCGGAGCTCGACCTCGACGGCGCCTACGTCATGCCCGGGCTGATCAACATGCACAACCACCTGTCGCTGTCGCTGCCCGGCAGCGCGGGCGAGGTGCTGAACTCGCTCGACGCGGCGGGGCTCGCGCTCTACATGGCCGACGGCGCACGCCGCACCCTGCACAGCGGGGTGACGACGGTACGCAGCGTCGCCGAGAAGGGGCACGCGGACTTCGCGCTGCGCGACGCGATCCGGGCCGGACGCGCGCAGGGTCCCGATATCTTCACCGCGGGTCGCGCCCTCGTCTGCACCGGTGGGCACGGTCACGAGGGGGACGACACGCTCGAATGCGACGGCCCCGTCGGGTTCGCCACCGGGGTGCGCAGCCAGATCAAGGCCGGCGCCGACCTCATCAAGGTGATGATCTCGGGCGGGATCGCGGGCGAGCACGAGGGCATCGCCACCCCGCAGCTGACCGACGACGAGATGGCCTCCGTCATCGAGATCGCCCACGCGTGGGGCCGCAAGGTCACCGCGCACGCGGGCCCGGCGCCGATCATCGGCCGCGCCGTCGAACTCGGGCTCGACTGCGTCGAGCACGGCTACGAGCTGACCCCCGAGGTCGCGGCGCTCATGGCGGAGAGGGGCACAGCACTCGTGCCGACCCTCATCGTGACCCGCTGCGGCGCCTTCTTCGACGAACTCGGCGTGCCGGCCTGGATGCAGGAGCGCTCGCTCGGCGCCGGTCCCCGGCACATCGAGTCGTACCGGATGGCGCTCGACGCGGGTGTCGAGATCCTGCTCGGCAGCGACATGCCGCCGTTCTGGCGGTTCGAGGGGACCACCGCGATCGTGCGCGAGCTCGAGCACATGGCCGCGTTCGGACTCGACCCGGCGGCGGCGCTGCGCGCGGCGACGATCGCGCCGGCACGTTGGCTGCGAGCCGACGACGCGATCGGCAGCGTCGACGTCGGCAAGCGGGCCGACCTGATCGCGATGGACGAGAATCCGCTCGAGGACGTCAGCGCCCTGCGTGGCATCCGCTGGGTGATGAAGTCGGGCGACGTCGTCCGCGACGACCTGCTCGTCACCGCCCGATGA
- a CDS encoding TIGR04076 family protein, producing the protein MPAENLGSDGKPDMELYDIKVVVDRIEGRSVCDMRVGDYAEIVHSSRLKIPRHFCMYALQAVLPLIPAKQRQLPEHDWLEGEQYVACPDPEERLIMRIERGALCAMRSDELT; encoded by the coding sequence ATGCCCGCTGAGAACCTCGGCTCCGATGGCAAGCCCGACATGGAGCTGTACGACATCAAGGTCGTCGTCGACCGTATCGAGGGCCGGTCGGTCTGCGATATGCGCGTCGGCGACTACGCCGAGATCGTGCACTCGAGCAGGCTGAAGATCCCGCGTCACTTCTGCATGTACGCCCTGCAGGCGGTGCTGCCCCTCATCCCGGCGAAGCAGCGTCAGCTGCCGGAGCACGACTGGCTCGAAGGCGAGCAGTACGTCGCCTGCCCCGATCCCGAGGAGCGCCTCATCATGCGGATCGAACGTGGCGCGCTCTGCGCCATGCGGTCGGATGAGCTGACCTGA
- a CDS encoding LLM class flavin-dependent oxidoreductase, with amino-acid sequence MGAEQGQRMPIEIGLGIQSDKRPGEYAAIARTAERYGIDVLSVFSDLLFQPPIAALLEMAAATSLVRLGAACWNPYTLHPYEIAGQLAALDLASDGRAYLGLAKGTWLDAIGREQPKPVGHLRDAAGFIYALLSGTGEGFDGEYFALQPGVALRYPVLRTRPPLLLGSWGPQGAALAGRIADEMKIGGTANPAMVAVMRDRMAPGAARADRSADDVRLVLGAVTVVDRDGAAARSAARREVAMYLDAVAELDPTVEVPADLLAGVRDRLRDGDHEAAGRAIPDDILDLFAFAGTPEHVAAQAQAIIDAGADRVEFGTPHGLTDLGGVTLIGEAVVPLLDRTRR; translated from the coding sequence ATGGGCGCGGAACAGGGGCAGCGGATGCCGATCGAGATCGGTCTGGGCATCCAGTCGGACAAACGGCCCGGCGAGTACGCCGCCATCGCGCGGACCGCCGAGCGGTACGGCATCGACGTGCTCAGCGTGTTCAGCGACCTGCTGTTCCAGCCGCCCATCGCGGCCCTGCTCGAGATGGCCGCCGCCACCTCGCTGGTGCGCCTCGGTGCCGCCTGCTGGAACCCGTACACGCTGCACCCGTACGAGATCGCCGGTCAACTCGCCGCGCTCGACCTCGCGAGTGACGGACGCGCGTACCTCGGGCTGGCGAAGGGGACGTGGCTCGACGCCATCGGCCGCGAGCAGCCGAAACCCGTCGGGCACCTGCGCGATGCCGCCGGCTTCATCTACGCGCTGCTCTCGGGGACAGGCGAGGGCTTCGATGGCGAGTACTTCGCGCTGCAGCCGGGCGTCGCACTGCGCTACCCGGTGCTGCGGACGAGGCCGCCGCTGCTGCTCGGCAGCTGGGGGCCGCAGGGCGCCGCCCTCGCCGGACGCATCGCCGATGAGATGAAGATCGGTGGCACCGCGAACCCTGCCATGGTCGCGGTGATGCGGGATCGGATGGCACCCGGAGCCGCGCGCGCCGACCGCAGCGCCGACGACGTCCGCCTGGTGCTCGGCGCGGTGACCGTCGTCGACCGCGACGGCGCCGCCGCACGCTCGGCGGCTCGCCGCGAGGTCGCCATGTACCTCGACGCCGTCGCCGAACTCGATCCGACGGTCGAGGTCCCCGCCGATCTGCTCGCGGGCGTTCGCGACCGTCTGCGCGACGGCGATCACGAGGCAGCCGGACGCGCGATCCCCGACGACATCCTCGATCTCTTCGCGTTCGCGGGTACGCCGGAGCACGTCGCCGCTCAGGCGCAGGCGATCATCGATGCGGGCGCCGACCGCGTCGAGTTCGGCACTCCGCACGGGCTCACCGACCTCGGGGGAGTCACCCTCATCGGCGAGGCCGTCGTGCCCCTGCTCGACCGGACGCGACGGTGA
- a CDS encoding alpha/beta fold hydrolase, with protein MTATLVVVVADDLPVDADLFDETVAGAARRRDWVAEVRRVPRAALPTEIDSAAASPVLLVPGMTVGATELEFRDRVDSAPVTRFDLGRRPRDTDPRVRHHLSGLGLDHMAWAVLAAIDAARSPAERVSYGGDVDQYVDVRRPAESRGTVVLLHGGFYRSRWQASLMDDLAIDLASAGLTALNVEYRRPDVHDWAETVADVREAILLAVQIAPGPLVLVGLSAGAQLALQAAEHVAAGGDIHPTLAVSLTGVLDVVEADARFMGEGAVQMALGGRPSELPADYADASPMAVRHNSVPWLVVETDRDSLDFREMARRLARAATGPVDTIEGEGDHFTVLDSGSAVWRRTRERILAAVEGGRR; from the coding sequence GTGACCGCGACCCTCGTCGTCGTGGTCGCCGACGACCTCCCGGTGGACGCGGACCTGTTCGACGAGACGGTCGCCGGCGCGGCCCGGCGTCGGGACTGGGTGGCGGAGGTCCGCCGGGTGCCGCGCGCGGCGCTTCCGACCGAGATCGACTCGGCCGCCGCCTCTCCCGTCCTCCTCGTTCCGGGCATGACCGTCGGGGCGACCGAGCTGGAGTTCCGCGACCGGGTCGACTCGGCGCCGGTGACCCGGTTCGACCTCGGGCGCCGGCCCCGGGACACCGATCCGCGCGTGCGTCATCACCTTTCGGGGCTCGGCCTCGACCACATGGCCTGGGCGGTGCTCGCCGCGATCGACGCCGCGCGGTCGCCCGCCGAGCGAGTCTCCTACGGCGGCGACGTCGACCAGTACGTCGACGTCCGTCGCCCGGCTGAGTCTCGTGGCACCGTCGTCCTGCTGCACGGCGGCTTCTATCGGTCGCGTTGGCAGGCGTCGCTGATGGACGACCTCGCCATCGATCTCGCCTCCGCCGGCCTCACGGCGCTCAACGTCGAGTATCGCCGCCCCGACGTTCACGACTGGGCGGAGACCGTCGCCGACGTGCGCGAGGCGATCCTGCTCGCCGTGCAGATCGCGCCCGGCCCGCTCGTGCTCGTCGGGCTCTCGGCGGGTGCGCAACTCGCGCTGCAGGCGGCGGAGCATGTCGCCGCGGGCGGCGACATCCATCCGACGCTCGCCGTCTCCCTCACCGGAGTGCTCGATGTCGTCGAAGCGGACGCCCGCTTCATGGGGGAAGGCGCCGTGCAGATGGCGCTCGGCGGCCGCCCGTCGGAGCTCCCCGCCGACTACGCCGACGCGTCGCCCATGGCGGTGCGCCACAACTCGGTGCCGTGGCTGGTCGTCGAGACCGACCGCGATTCACTCGACTTCCGGGAGATGGCGCGACGCCTCGCCCGCGCGGCCACCGGGCCTGTCGACACCATCGAGGGCGAGGGCGACCACTTCACGGTGCTCGATTCGGGCAGCGCAGTGTGGCGGCGGACCAGGGAGCGCATCCTCGCCGCGGTCGAGGGAGGCCGACGATGA
- the kynU gene encoding kynureninase, producing MSDLATARELDARDQAPARDQFLFPMHGDREVAYLSGNALGLQPKSARAAVLTELDRWAGLAHAGHYEGRLPWTRYAEALRVPMGSIVGALPQETVAMNGLSVNLHLLLTTFYRPSGARTKVLMERHAFPSDVFAIRSHVAARGLDPDVEILLLEPREGEDTLRTADIIDTLERHGQQIAVVLFGGVNFLSGELLDIPAITAAARAMGCLVGWDLAHAAGNVELALHDWDVDFAAWCTYKYLNGGPGAVAGAFVHERHLGRADLPRLAGWYGQDVSDRFGDHERLMPSATADAWQISNPAILSLAPVLAAAEITAGIGMPSLAARSRRLTGYVEELVAPLMEAGRLDQLTPSDADRRGAQLSYRLDGSSQEVVDAMHALGVSADARVPDVLRLSPSPLYNSYEDCARAVAALVEVL from the coding sequence ATGAGCGACCTGGCGACCGCTCGCGAGCTGGACGCCCGCGACCAGGCGCCGGCTCGGGACCAATTCCTCTTCCCGATGCACGGCGATCGCGAGGTCGCGTATCTTTCGGGCAACGCGCTCGGCCTGCAGCCGAAGTCTGCTCGCGCCGCCGTCCTGACAGAGCTCGATCGGTGGGCGGGCCTGGCGCACGCCGGCCACTACGAGGGACGTCTGCCGTGGACCCGGTACGCCGAGGCGCTGCGCGTGCCGATGGGGTCGATCGTCGGCGCCCTCCCGCAGGAGACCGTGGCGATGAACGGGCTGTCAGTGAATCTGCATCTGCTGCTCACCACGTTCTACCGGCCGAGCGGCGCGCGCACGAAGGTGCTGATGGAGCGCCACGCGTTCCCGTCCGACGTATTCGCGATCCGCAGCCATGTCGCCGCGCGGGGTCTCGACCCCGACGTCGAGATCCTCCTTCTCGAGCCGCGGGAGGGCGAGGACACGCTGCGCACCGCCGACATCATCGACACGCTCGAGCGACATGGGCAGCAGATCGCGGTCGTCCTCTTCGGCGGAGTGAACTTCCTCTCCGGCGAACTGCTCGACATCCCGGCGATCACCGCTGCCGCTCGGGCCATGGGGTGCCTCGTCGGCTGGGACTTGGCGCACGCGGCGGGCAATGTCGAACTGGCTCTCCACGACTGGGACGTCGATTTCGCCGCCTGGTGCACGTACAAGTACCTGAACGGCGGCCCCGGTGCGGTGGCCGGGGCGTTCGTGCACGAGCGCCACCTGGGCCGCGCCGATCTGCCGCGTCTCGCCGGCTGGTACGGGCAGGACGTGTCGGATCGCTTCGGCGACCACGAACGCCTCATGCCTTCTGCGACCGCCGACGCGTGGCAGATCAGCAACCCGGCGATCCTGTCGCTCGCGCCGGTGCTCGCGGCGGCCGAAATCACCGCTGGCATCGGGATGCCCTCGCTGGCTGCGCGCAGCCGGCGGCTGACCGGATACGTCGAAGAGCTCGTCGCTCCTCTGATGGAGGCAGGTCGGCTGGACCAGCTCACGCCGTCGGATGCAGATCGGCGCGGAGCGCAGCTGTCCTACCGTCTCGACGGGTCGTCGCAGGAGGTCGTCGACGCGATGCACGCGCTCGGCGTCTCGGCGGATGCCCGAGTGCCCGACGTGCTGCGCCTTTCCCCGTCGCCGCTATACAACTCGTACGAGGACTGCGCCCGCGCGGTCGCCGCACTGGTCGAGGTGCTCTAG
- a CDS encoding HNH endonuclease signature motif containing protein codes for MAARDGGCVWPGCTAPPRWCDGAHIDPWSASQCTDIENGVLLCHFHHRRYDEDGWTLQMIDGVPWFTPPSHIDSTRRPRRGGRVKIPQH; via the coding sequence ATGGCCGCCCGCGACGGCGGCTGCGTCTGGCCGGGATGCACCGCTCCCCCGCGGTGGTGCGACGGAGCTCACATCGACCCGTGGTCGGCATCCCAATGCACCGACATCGAGAACGGCGTTCTCCTCTGCCACTTCCACCATCGCCGATACGACGAAGACGGGTGGACGTTGCAGATGATCGACGGGGTGCCGTGGTTCACACCGCCATCCCACATCGACTCCACTCGAAGACCCCGCCGCGGCGGAAGAGTGAAGATCCCGCAGCACTGA